The window GGCTCATAATGGCCTGTTTCGAGCTTCGCCATATATCTCACGACATCAAAACTCGTCAGCATTCCCACAGGCCATTTCGTTCCCACATGGGGGTCGACAACGATCAGGTGATAGTATTTCAGCCTTTGCATCACTTCTATCGCCTTCTCGATCGGCCACTGAGGATCGATCTCTATCCGGTAGGGCTTCATAATCCGGCCCGCCTTCAGGACGTCAAGATTCTCGCCGTAGTGCCGGATCATCTCTCGGTACGTGATCAAGCCCCATACCTCTCCCCGTTCGTTAACCACGACGACGGAACGGAAATGGTTGTTTTCCATCATTCGCGCCACATCCTTCACCGTGTCATCCGGATAGCACGAGATCACGCCCTTATGCATGAGGTCGCAGACCCTCACGGATTTGCTTCCCCCTCTTCCCTTTTCGCCATTCTCGCGATGAGGTCTCCCGCGCAGAGGAGGCCGAGCACCGCCTTG is drawn from Thermodesulfovibrionales bacterium and contains these coding sequences:
- a CDS encoding CBS domain-containing protein; this translates as MHKGVISCYPDDTVKDVARMMENNHFRSVVVVNERGEVWGLITYREMIRHYGENLDVLKAGRIMKPYRIEIDPQWPIEKAIEVMQRLKYYHLIVVDPHVGTKWPVGMLTSFDVVRYMAKLETGHYEPMLKIRDEKKE